GTCGGTGGGCCCTGCTCGATCGCCATGCCCCCATGCTGCCGCATCCCGGCGACACCGCCGGGCCGAGCGACCGCCGACCGGCGACACCGCGTGGCCGCGCGACCGTCGGCGATGCCGGGCCGCGCACCCCGCCGTCCCAGGCCCCGTGCCGCCCGCGCACCTATCATCGGGGGCGTGACGATCACCAACGGCCGAACGGTCCCGCTCGCCCCGCCGCGCGTGCACGCAGCGCGGGGTCGCCTGCGGGACGAGCCGGTCCCGGGCGACAAGAAGGTCCTGCTCGCCGCCCCGCGCGGCTACTGCGCCGGGGTCGACCGGGCCGTCGTCGCGGTCGAGAAGGCCCTGGAGCAGTACGGCGAACCCGTCTACGTGCGCAAGCAGATCGTCCACAACGTGCACGTCGTCTCCACGCTCGAGCAGCGCGGTGCGGTGTTCGTCGACGACGTCACCGAGGTCCCGCACGGCGCCCACGTCGTCTTCAGCGCCCACGGAGTGTCCCCGGCGGTCGTCGCCGGCGCCGCCGAGCGCGACCTGCACGCCATCGACGCGACCTGCCCGCTCGTCACGAAGGTGCACCGCGAGGCCACCCGGTTCGCGAAGGCCGAGCGCACGATCATCCTCATCGGCCACGCCGGGCACGAGGAGGTCGAGGGCACGATGGGCCACGCCCCCGAACGCACCATCCTGGTGAACGGCCCCGAGGACGTCGCCGCGCTCGAGGTCCCGGACCCTGACAACCTCGTCTGGCTGTCGCAGACCACGCTGAGCGTCGACGAGACCATGGAGACCGTCCGCCGGCTCCGCGAGAAGTTCCCGTCCATCGAGAACCCGCCGTCGGACGACATCTGCTACGCCACCCAGAACCGCCAGGTCGCGGTGAAGAAGGTCGCCCCCGCCGCCGACCTGGTCATCGTGGTCGGCTCGGCGAACTCCTCGAACAGCGTCCGACTGGTCGAGGTCGCGCTCGAGCACGGCGCGAAGGCCGCGCACCGGGTCGACTACGCCGAGGAGATCCGCCAGGAGTGGCTCCACGGCGTCGCCACGGTCGGTGTGACGAGCGGCGCCTCGGTGCCCGAGGAACTCGTCGCCGAGGTGCTCGAGCAGCTCGCGGACGCCGGCTACGGCACCGTCGAGGAGATCGTCACCGCGCACGAGGACCTCATGTTCTCGCTCCCGAAGGAGCTCCGCACCGACGCGTCGGGCAACCCGACGCGTGCGCTCGGCGGGCGTCGCCGGTGAGCGGCGGGGACTGGTCCGCGGCCCCGGCCCGCGAGCCGGGTCACGTCGACGAGACGGCGCTCGGCCGGGAGGCACGCCCCGCCT
The Curtobacterium citreum genome window above contains:
- a CDS encoding 4-hydroxy-3-methylbut-2-enyl diphosphate reductase; translation: MTITNGRTVPLAPPRVHAARGRLRDEPVPGDKKVLLAAPRGYCAGVDRAVVAVEKALEQYGEPVYVRKQIVHNVHVVSTLEQRGAVFVDDVTEVPHGAHVVFSAHGVSPAVVAGAAERDLHAIDATCPLVTKVHREATRFAKAERTIILIGHAGHEEVEGTMGHAPERTILVNGPEDVAALEVPDPDNLVWLSQTTLSVDETMETVRRLREKFPSIENPPSDDICYATQNRQVAVKKVAPAADLVIVVGSANSSNSVRLVEVALEHGAKAAHRVDYAEEIRQEWLHGVATVGVTSGASVPEELVAEVLEQLADAGYGTVEEIVTAHEDLMFSLPKELRTDASGNPTRALGGRRR